Within the Centropristis striata isolate RG_2023a ecotype Rhode Island chromosome 23, C.striata_1.0, whole genome shotgun sequence genome, the region gctgggaaatgacagtgtaatagcagcattacacacagagacactaacaacacaattaaataagaacaacctaggcatacttcaagcaataaaatataaaaatacaataaaaatacaataaaaaataaagtgtctaaagaaggagtaggtattaaggagtagaattccagtgcagaataaatatgaatatacagtattgCAATGATTTAGCATTGCACTCTATAATATTAGACAGTCAATTTAAAAGAATTTGAATTAGATGTCATGCTTTTACACATTCTTCTTCCTTTTCAAAACCTGGCATCTCCATTACCTACAATGCAACTGGTTTGCCTAAACGCTTTAACTATCTTTTGCTATGCCTATTTAGAGCtcggcgatatggaccaaaaatcatatcccaatatatttaggctgaatatcgatttacaatatatatcccgatatttttatcgcaaagtgagagaaaatgttgagtcaaagccaaatatgacatgtcacaagtggttttattgtaactgtttatttaagtgaacataaatactaacaaaattacaacaaaagacacaaaatggccaaaaaagacacaaaattactgaaaaaacaaaaaattacaaaaaaagacacaaaatggcccaaaaatacacaaaattaccaaaaaagacacaaaattaccaaaaaaatacacagaattaccaaaaaaccacaaaattattaaaaaagacacacatttttcttttaaaaagacacagaaataccaaaaaactgaaaattattaaaaaagacacacatttttcttttaaaaagacacaaaatgactgaaacaaaacaataaattacaaaagagacacaaaattacaaaaaaaaaacacaaaatgacaacaaaagacacaaaaaggccaaaaaagacacaaaattacaaaaaaatacacaaaatgacagaaaaaaaacgaaattacttaaaaaaagacacaaaatgatcaaaaaaaagaaataaaatgaccaaaaaagacacaaaattacaaaaaaagacacaaaatgactgaagaaaacaataaattacaaaaaagacacaaaatgacaaaaaagacacaaaattacccaaaaaagacacagaattacccaaaaaaacccacaaaattattaaaaaagacacacatttttcttttaagaagacacaaaattaccaaaaaaagtaattaaagggcccttccacacacaacacagtaaagtgccattcatataaaactcacattaaactttcatatcaaggtgggggccacaaaatatcgtcacaagggcctcaattggcccgcgggccacgagtttgagccCCATGTTATAGTGTGCAGCGACCACAGCCAGAACACTGACCCTcctgatgaatgtgtgtgttctttatCATGAATCATATCAGTCATCTCCCCCCCAGCAGCAGCTACTGTAACTCTGAGCTAGCCTTGTTGTTATCATGCGGATCACACACAGTGGCTGAGCGGTTACTTTCAATAACTCAAACTACTGTAGATATATTAGATTATTCAGGCCAATACAACaacatgaatgtgtttgtgtcaaagTGCCCTCTTTATCACTTATAAAAATGACTCACCTCCCCCAGCTTCTACTGGATTGCACAAGACTTCACTTCCTCTTTGCAGAACATGTTTAATCTGATAATCTTCTGCGCAGTAATGTCAGACTCTTCTAACTTTTCCCTTGCCTTGACTTTACTCATGACACACAAgaggaaaatggagagaaagacCTCTTATCTGAAAGCGTTACTTTCTGCTGAACCCCCCATTTATTCCTGACAGCTTGGGTTTTTTtgcctccctctctttcttccagTGGAAAGAATGGCAGAAATTTAAGCCTGGTTTACGATTTATCACAGAGTGGTGTACAGGGTGAAATTTAGCAGTGCCAGAGAAGGAAACATTAGGCAGGAGGGTACTCTGACAGGTgatcttaaccctctatggtacacattatgatgccagttaggagaATAATGTTCCAATTGTTTTTTGTCtcaaaatacactaaatgaacatcatctgaaaaaaaaaaaattctgaagtttttggggtttgttgtccataggcaacattgtaccataatggtgcacaagttaaaaagagagttttttaattcattttaacataatttatttattaaacatgtgtaaaagattcagtaacttcaacagggtacaatacaaaacattttaaatttaaaaacattataaaaggaactttttttaacccatttcttgtctgaatgttgtaggtacattgtaccattgaaccatcGACCCATTTAAATGATTGTCTTGTGtattaaactatcaaaaatgaagggttactcacctatcagtggGAATATGTTATTTTCCAGAtggaaattacgttttgagtgctttttgtggtgcaaaatggcaaagctgtttcctttggaaaagtctgaaaaatagggtttcaatatggcctcctggaggtcatgtgacaaattaaagcattgctattggttccctagactcttccctctttatttaagtattgcatcactcaaaaagatgcattgtagaaatttgacaggccaaaaatgggtatgctgcctgagggcaacaccgtaccatagagggttaaccctctggagtccatgagaccacctgcatattacttcttcatgacgtgaagaaataaaaattaagcaacatggagtcttgccatcagctgccCTCtcaagttctggcttgaaactccataccagatatTTCTTGATGAAATTCGGCCAAGAAAAACTGGAGAtcatatcaaatatatttagttaaaaatatatagctagagattatcctcattttacctgttatatgttaaatttgcaacctgtgttcatattttcaacatgtacatttctgtgtgtgaaacatgatTTTCAAGATTAGAtgttatgttttccttttgggttcaaatgttttgattaagttaaaaattaattatcaggacatataggtaaGGTTGTGCTGataaaactgataccaacatggcatggtaaagatttttttaacatattttttaatagaCATAATAGCCCaggatttcagagggttaaaacacaaACTTAAAACATGTAATAAATGATAAGTAATGGTGTTTATGACCATGGGTGGTGAAATGCTAAGATAATCCTATGATGATTATGTGCAAGGCATGCTGTATCTACCATatctacagtaaaataaagagcaggctatagtcaaaacaaattttactggaccctaaactttttttttttttttttgcttttacccAGAGAAACATAACTATAGTAGGAATGAGCGGACATTTATAGACCTCAGCTTGCTTTATGCTAAGAAATGTTTTGCATTATTGTGGAAAAAGATTTATAGACCAAGTACTAGTCAATGGATAAGACAGATGTTAGCAAGCTTCCCactagagcatgggtctcaaactcgcggcctgcgggccaattgcggcccttgtgacgatattttgtggccatcaccttgatatgaaagattaatgtgagttttatatgaatgtctctttactgtgttgtgtgtggaaggttcctttattgcgcaagctggagctttgtttcacttgtttctatgacgacattAACAacaagaaaggcagctgctaccggagcgtttatttattaagtggaaatgttatgtaatgtaattttgtgtctttttttggtaattttatgtcttttttagtaattttgtgggggtttttttagtaattttgtgtatttcttggatcattttgtgtcttttttggtcattttgtgtcttttttttaaaagtaatttaatgttttttcagtaattttgtgggtttttttggtaattttgtgtctttttttaagtaatttagtttttttctgtcattgtgtgtctttttttagtaattttgtcttttttggtcattttgatactgcctccagtggcccccaggtaatttgagtttgagacccctgctttagagagAATAACTTACATATTAAAGGCTAAACAGCATGTATTTGAGGAAATATGGAGCCCTTTCATCAACATAGATTTAACGGACAAAGAAGTGGATAACTCGTCTTTGTGGACAATGCAGATTCCAATCTTGTCAGATTCATATTGCTTctctatatatatgttttaatttacacCAATTACAAACAATACTCAATCGTATAAAGATGACCATATTCTTTACCAGGAGGAGCATACCTGTTCcaagtgttatgttttgtttgtttttattttgtatctctATGTAAACGCAGCTATTTTAAAATATGGAAGTTGAATGTACatacatgaatgtaaaagctgtatgtcaaagtgttaaaaactgaaaattaaataaaaatattgtgggaaaaaaataaaaaaaataaagagcagaccaaatataaagaaaattgaCATGTTCAGGGCAATTTACAATATGactttcttttaatttgttatatatatttttgccaCCACctgaatacattaaatataataatggtCAAATAAAGCTccattaacctttttttttaattattttctgagcTCATTTGAAGGCACTCTGTATTCAACAAAAGTTTTAAAGAACACTGAATTGTCATTCCTTGAACCTTTCTCTTTAAATCTAGTGGGttcaacaaatacaactaaaggttcaataatcttcatttggacatcactaatTGAAGGAGACTATAGTTCTATTAAACATTTAAGTAACATTTCTGACAAGTAAAAAGACAGTTGTGCTTTAGCAAAATGCTAAAAAGTAAATTGATTTGAGCTGCAGATTGTATTATCATTTCTCAACAGATTATTTTGCACATTCAAGCAGTACTTCTCTGCACTGGTACCTACGGTCAGCAGAAAATGCTTGTTGATTAGCACCAAACAAAGAACAGCTGAGGATAATGGGACTACCAgtagttttacagtttttttagatttgaaACCAAGGTATTTCCACAAATTACAATTCTGAAGTGTAATTGGTGTGGAGGCAGGAATACCAGCATTTTAGTTAAATACCCAGATTATAGGAAAATGATACTATAGCTACCTACTAGATATCACTCCATGTATTTTATCTGGCTGAACTGaccttttaaaagaagaactgaaatcatgtttTCAGGCCGATGTGGAAAATAAttaatcaacattttattgactcaACCTCTCTTCCTGAGCAGCTCTTTACTTCTGTTTTAATTCTTGATTGCATAAGAGGAAACTACAGGGCATTTCCTCTTCTAATGAACATGTATTTTAACCTCTGCACTTTTTGTGTTCTCAGAAAACAAACTATAgggatgtgaaaaaaatgaaaacatgcagCCTACTGATTTAATCAAACATCTGATATTTACACAGGCAATGAGGCaacttaaacttaaacaaaTGAACAGTGAAGCTTTTTTCCCATGTAAAATGTGCTTCATCATAAACTTGGAGAGTAAATAATTCATCACACCACAATCAGCTGCCTTTTTACATCATTTGAgtgcaaaaataacacaatattaaGAAACAACATGGTATTAAAACATggacaaaatcaaaacaaatatagTCAAAAGCAGATGGTAAATGACTGGACAATGAGTGTGATTCATCGTTCTAGAGAGGCAGAATAACAATAATAGCTTCAGACAAATCAAATTATGTGTAACAAGAGATGTAGCCTTTAAACTGTGAGGCTGAATGGTAACTATACACCACAAACTACTTTTTGCATAACATCCAAAGTCATTTCATTGCTACGAGGTTTTAATGTTTGCtctaatatttatgtttaggaTTATGGGACAATCGGCTCCATTCTggttggatttttttccccatatcaTATTTTGCTTAACAGCTCAATATTTGAAATTCTGGTATTCAAGGCGGTGCAGATAACTAGTGATGtgcaaatgaagcctcatgaaccattttctttttcttctgagcccactagatggcgctcttggtttaaagaaaaaggctcaagcaatggtaactgAGTGTTTCAgcccatctagtgggctcagaaaataaaaataatggttcatgaagcttcattcgtaCATCACTACAGATAACTGTCCATGCAAGTcgaaaaatgtttattatggCCAGGTGTGGTCTGACACTGATACATTCCATTGTTTCATACCGTGCGGTAGAGAAAGGTCAACGTGGTGATCAGTAGGTGTTCGGCAGAGAGGTGATAAATGTGAAAAGCAGCACATTACTCTGTCTTTGCTCAACTTGCTTAATGTTATCTTAGctaaaaataaactgcactGACAATGGAGACTTGCAGGAGAAATCACAAGCAGCCGAAGCTGACCAATTACTGTTCTTCATATGTTGTCTATGTAGTCACTGGTGACAATGTGTAATTACTAGGGCTGTCAaaataacatgttcatttttgatagttgataacagaaaaaataacacgTCATAAATAATAATGGAGATTAATTGCTGTATGATGCTCCTTGACCCCATACTTCAGTATCATAggcatcatagactgtataatgttaatatttaacatttagtcatttagcagacgcttttatcgaAAGCagcttacaggaaaaaaggggaacaatcaaagTATTGTGCAATAAGAAGCATTAGTGCAGCAAAAAGTGCTAGTGAccattctttaaggagtagaactgacgtgtggtgctaggagtttaaataatggacatcactagtgaagtgacaacgaagcttcatgaacaatttgctttatttttttaccccacaagatggcggtcttggcttaaaaaaggctctagcaatggtagTTGATGgtgtttgttgaacaaagagcggcATTTAGTGGGAATAAAGAAAATttttcacgaagcttcgttgtcacttcactagacgtcacccattggtttgtggactgcccatttgAAGCAACGAGTTTGGAGTTACGGCGGTTGCCATTTTGCTTTTTCAAACCAGGAGAggccatatttggactggggaggcgCCAGGACGGGTGTATCTTAAAATAACCttaacactaaaacaaaatgtacgttacttactggaaaaacagacaactccttggagtgtctttaaGTACAACCGAGCACTGAACAAGACatctttaaattaattaaatgttcaaataaactttcatgaaatgaaaacacactgtgaaagggtcaaagatgAAAACACGGCAAAAAAGTTCACCgctttttaaatgtacacaggCCGTGGATAAACATTGTTTTGCTATGTGTTATCGACCTGTCAGTCAAAAataaccattatttacacaattaccatcatattttcttgatgaaaaccagcgattgagaccataatgttgccagATTAACTTCTGcagaagtaataaatcaagtgagaagtcgtctcattttCTATTGAGATAGATAGAACCGCAGTTCTTTTGTAGGCGACCCCTGTTGGATTTTtgaaagattgcaggcttaaggcacgtCTGTGTTTGCTTCATTGCTCCGACagggaggttgccacctggtaaTCTAACAAAAGTTTCAGTAGCTTTgtgaacatgaaacatgaagaaGCATATGACAAATAAATGCTTGGCCCAGTAAACCTCAGTGCAAAGCACCGAGCAGCTAACTTGGACCAACCACGGcaacaatgttttattaataaaatcatTGCTGAGTCTAATTTGGGGTTTACAAATCCCTCCGATATCAATATCTCACTTGAGCCTCATTAATCAGCCTTTGACCACGAGAGGGCAAGAAGTTACAACAAAACTATTCGTAGTGATGTGACAATGCAGCCTCATTAgccatttactttattttctgagctgaCTAGatgaatagaaaataaagacaagggttcatgaggcttcattggcacatcactaatggATCAGTACCAATATGTTCATGAAATACtgcagtgtaaactgaaaaagaTCAAGCTTTACAGCTCATTGGAGCATGAAGCTGCAACAAATTAGGGAAAGAAACTTGTACCCTGAGTCTTTGAAAAGGCAAAAAGGATCTGTCCTCAGAACAGGactggtgtgtttttctgtaggGAACCATGTTTTCCGATAGCTCAGTTAAACTTCCTCTCTAGTCTACATTTACATGTGCCATGAATACAAATAAAGAGGTGACAGGAGCTTAATTTGGAATTAAATTGGACTAGACTTTGACAACTAACTTTAAAAACATGCTCCAAATTGATTACTTTCTTCAGTTGTATTTGAAACACCATCAGTCCTGAGAAACAAAGGGCTTGCCATTTCTAAAGctcattttttgtactttttgtggaCATATTGGTTCCAATTTCTTGACTGACAGTAATATGTTTCCTCAAACCTGGGAAACGTTTCACCAGCAGTTGTTTGAAATAGCTCTGGAATTTTTTCCCAACAAATGTGTAGAAGATGGGACTGATGCAAAAGTAAGTGTATGCCATGATACGAGTGACTTCAAGAGCATAACGCATCTTCTTCAATCCCTCACAGTCGCTGGGTCTGTCGCGAATCAGCTCTATAATGTTGAATGGGgtccaacaaatgaaaaaaatcacaacaatgaCAAATATTAGCCTGACTGTCTTGAACTTGTTAACTATCTTGGATGACATGACAGTGATAGCAATCCTAAGGTAGCAGTAGATAATAACAGCCagaggaaagatcaaaaagagGATAAGCTGGAGGTAAAATCCAGATTGTTTCAACAGCGGCACATTAATATTACCTAGGTTACCAGGATATTCCTGACAGTATGTTCTGTTAAGTACGTTGTACGTAAAAGTGTTGTGGAGAATCATGGGCCTGATGCATGCCAAGGCACTGACCAGCCACACCACAGCGCAGGAGATCACTGCATACCTTTGGTTTCTCACTTGCCATGCGCCCAAGGAGTATACAACTGCAACGTGTCGGTCGAAGGTCAAAAGAGTTAGAAAGAGGACAGAACTGTAGAAGCCCAGGTAGTAGACGCTGCCAACAATCTTGCACATGGCCGCCCCAAAGATCCAATTGGAGCTCTGAGTGTAGACTGCCCAGAAAGGAAGGCTGCACATGAAGAACACGGAGGAAAACACCAGGTTCAGCAGCAAGATGTTGGTCACAGTGGTCAGCTTCTCAAACCTAGAAAGGGGTAATTGCAACAGTTAGATGGAAAGATGCTAAATGCTAATAGGTAGTGATGGGcgatgaagcttcatgaaccatttcctttattttctgagcccactagatggtccattctgttcaccaaagaccttaaagcacattcaattaccattgcttgagcctttttctttaaaccaagtgcgcaatctagtgggcttagaaagTACAGGAAATGGTTCACGAGGcatcattggcacatcactactaatAGGTCACACAAGCATTCCTGACAAAGCTGTTTCACACCAGTGTTTCACCGGTATGCACTGAACAGCAGTGCAGCACACAAATAAAATCTTCTTTACTTTGAGCAGTCAGAGTTAACAGAATTCAAAGAACGGAGTGTCTCgtattcagaatgagtgtatatatcCTCCAAACCATACAACCTCATGTTTCATTTGTTTATACCCTCAATTACAGATCAACATGTCCTCATACATAAACCTGACAATCATTGTGGAAGTGTTGCTGTTTCATTACAGTTAGGCTACAAAACGATTtatctaaggttagggcaaaaaacgtggtgttataaaaaacagtttaaaaattaaaatattagttACAAGGTCAACGTGACTGCCAGATGTGACATGGTTACATTGGTAATTTAAATATGTGATGCTCAGAAGTTAATTCCTACAAATAACATCTCCTTGGTGAAAGTCTGTttttttgacccatccaccttcCCTCACTCCTTCCCtaagatggcgctcttggtttaaagaaagagGCTCAAGCAATGGCAACTGAGTGTGgtttcagcctgtttttgaacagagagcgccatctagtgggctcagaaaataaaaataatggttcatgaagcttcattcgtaCATCACTAGTATTAACTACCAAAAGAGGCCTTAATAATTTcgtataataaaaacatttttaacacattttcattcaacATCTAACAGAAATTCAAATATATTGCAACTTCTTTTTGCAAATACACCCCCAAACGCTTCAGCTCTGCTGCTAGTATGCaggctttttaatattttttacattcattttgcCATTGGTTCCTGGCCAACTGTACCTTCAGAAAGATTCTAAAGTAAAAGGTAAGCACCTCAAGTCAGTATGCAGCGTTTCCCCTATGATTCTTGTCAAGAAATGACAGGGAAAAAAGCATATTATGGGATttccaaaaattggacaaaaaacaaaaaagtcatacgatATCATgccgttttttttgtcaaaaattgcaaaattttaaaatgcctaaaaaggactttattatagtctgttgatacatattagaactATTTTCTTCCCACTGGGAGCTTTGTCTTTTAGAGGCTATAGATGCTGGTATTATATGAAACAAGAAGAACTTAGGAATACATTGGTATCATGTCATACTACGTTGTTGTGAAGGAGGCTAATTAATGATCCAAATGTAGGCAAAATTTTGATattcaaaggggtcccttgatctctgacctcaagatattgGAATGAAATgggttttatttatgtgtgatCATGATAGTGCCCATAGTAGCAATCTGTGGGATAATCACAGTCttatgaaactttacaacaacTAACTAGAGATCTCGAGCATTCACAGGATGTGTGGCGTTCCTAGGTAAATCAATAGTAAGGGGCTTTCCAGGCAGTttaaagaacagaagtgctcatcaTCCAATTACTGTGAATACAATttttacagaaatctccaaaatctccaaacatttttatagcaaCTCACATCTTGGATTTTCTAttgtgttcctcaaggtcttgatgtcatttttgaccattttttatcaATGCTTGAGTGGTAAAAATAGTTGTATTTCACATCAAACCTGTGAAACAAACGGTATCAACACCAAAATTGCTGCAAGCATAATCAAAATCTCAAATCTTGGTGATGTACGTCACTTCTGGGTGTCATCTACTGTTGACTGGCTATCTCTCCAAAAAATCTCCCAATCACTAAAAgacaaaactgaatgtgtcagGGTGGTTATGGGTTATAGTAAGTGTGACACACTTGTAAACGTAAATGAGCTGTGTCACAAAGGACAACTGGAAATGAGACAGCAGTTTAGAGTTTTCCCAACGagtaagggttttttttctttgttttgaggAACAAACTTGCCCAGTCTACACCCTGCTATTAGCCAATTCAGCCTTTTTTCCTGGGACCGATCCATTGGGGAGTTGGTCAGGGGGAAGCTGGCTGGaagatgcctttttttttacattaccaCTAGAAGTCCCCAAAGGTTTAAATCCTACACATCAGGGCTTTAATATGTTTTAAGAACCCTGAAGGGTGAAATAAGTGCAGATTATCATTGCATTTTTGTTACTGAGGAAAGTTTTTTCTCCATAGTGTTTAGCCCTATAAGCAGCATAATCATACATAATTCACACTGCAAATATAAGATCTGAAATGGAAGCCAACTAACAGAATGAGGAAGCAAACATCCCCAGCTATATCATAACCCTCTTCTCAGAGGTTAATGCATCAAGGAAAAGCAGCGTTAAAGCAGTGctggtttttttaaattggcctTTTAAAtgtaagagaaagaaagaaagaaaaaaaacattttttcacttgAATTTCTGAACTATAAGTAATACCATTGGTCTTTACTTTCCATGAGCTTTCACGCTGTCAGCATGCAGCTGACGTAGCATCTCTTCACCTCCACATTATAAACTCTTTCAGTCCGAGGCCCAGGTAGACTTTGCTGAGCTCATCTCTTACATTGTCATTTGTGTTTCCATGACCACCAGAACTATTTGTTTGCTCACAAAGGTGGAGAGCAGTGGTGGAGAAAGGAGAGATGCAGACAGTGACATAGTGGAGGTAACTCAGGGGCTTTAGAGAGGAACTTTACCTCGTGAATAGAACTCTCTGTGGATACAAGAGTATGTCTTCATCTTACACTCTGccagtgtgtgtcttttttctgacaACCTGAAGACATCTCCAGTCATATCCACTGCTGCCCCAAATGGTCTAGAACTGAAGCCTGTCATATAACTGCCCTGTCCATTCTGGCTCCCAAATGTCAGAATTGAATAAGGCAAGAAGACTAAACCCTTTAAAATCTCTCTTTAGATGTTTCTGACTGAAGGAGTAAATAATATGGATTTAATATTCAATACACTCATGTAATCTTACACACTGATTTGTTTACCTTACGAGTAGTTAGAATATGCTTCTAAAATATGACTTAATTTGCATTATAAATACTGAAACACCAGTCCTATGCTGTTGACCGTAAGTATGAGGGTGTGGGGAAAGTATTGTTCTcagataataatagtaatagcaCTATACTAAAAGTCATTCAATGTATTTGCATTCTGATGattctctctgtggttgttttcatTGCTAGAGAGACATTTTTATGCTGTATTTACATTGCCTTCACATGCATGATTCAAATTAAATGGTGCATCATGTAATCTGATGTTTCTGATGTGTGACTGACTCTTTGATATCGGCTTACTGTTTACTGTTCACTGTCCCACAACCATGTCAGAGCTGGGTTGAATTACTGCAATCAAAAACCAAGAAAACCAAATACTTCCTGCTGCTAttgcttcacattaaaagttttaaattgCTCAAGCATCGGGTTGCTTTTGTGAGGAAGCATCCACAGGAAATAAAATGTTGGCTATCTGATCTTGATATTTGTGCTGACTGAAATAAGGCTCTTTCCAAAATATGATTCTTTTGCCAGTTCAATTTCTACTGGATCTGCATTGGTGATGTGCctatgaagcctcatgaacaaTTTTCGTTAACACTTTATGTTAGGggacacatattcaacattaattagttgtttgttagcatgcaaataagtgacatattggctcttaattagtcattattaagtggttattaatgccttattctgcatggccttattatacaaccagtaagacattaactaagagttttccctcaataacatCAGAATCATTGCTTATTaatagtaagtaaggaagttgttgtatatgagttatgatcttaatatgctttactttgtatggactttataagtctctacatagcggtaaacgaaaccatggaaacggcaaatagcaccttctccagacctttgacgtgactggtggctccttttggatgattggatgaggattggtggattgtaatgtcaattattactctacaaagtgggtcactttgaGCCAATGTTAGTCTAACAGTGAGCCATTTTGTAGAGTAATGAAATTACAATCTACCATTCCttatccaatcatccaaaaggagccaccagtcacgtcaaaggtctgagTAAGGTCTGAGAAAGTATTACccaattttctttattt harbors:
- the LOC131961671 gene encoding C-C chemokine receptor type 3-like isoform X1 encodes the protein MVSLPTFQTEMETTTFNYDYGTDDGMEPEGPCDLNSVNSLGAGLSILFYFMFLFSLFGNGLVLFIIHRFEKLTTVTNILLLNLVFSSVFFMCSLPFWAVYTQSSNWIFGAAMCKIVGSVYYLGFYSSVLFLTLLTFDRHVAVVYSLGAWQVRNQRYAVISCAVVWLVSALACIRPMILHNTFTYNVLNRTYCQEYPGNLGNINVPLLKQSGFYLQLILFLIFPLAVIIYCYLRIAITVMSSKIVNKFKTVRLIFVIVVIFFICWTPFNIIELIRDRPSDCEGLKKMRYALEVTRIMAYTYFCISPIFYTFVGKKFQSYFKQLLVKRFPGLRKHITVSQEIGTNMSTKSTKNEL
- the LOC131961671 gene encoding C-C chemokine receptor type 3-like isoform X2 is translated as MTEMETTTFNYDYGTDDGMEPEGPCDLNSVNSLGAGLSILFYFMFLFSLFGNGLVLFIIHRFEKLTTVTNILLLNLVFSSVFFMCSLPFWAVYTQSSNWIFGAAMCKIVGSVYYLGFYSSVLFLTLLTFDRHVAVVYSLGAWQVRNQRYAVISCAVVWLVSALACIRPMILHNTFTYNVLNRTYCQEYPGNLGNINVPLLKQSGFYLQLILFLIFPLAVIIYCYLRIAITVMSSKIVNKFKTVRLIFVIVVIFFICWTPFNIIELIRDRPSDCEGLKKMRYALEVTRIMAYTYFCISPIFYTFVGKKFQSYFKQLLVKRFPGLRKHITVSQEIGTNMSTKSTKNEL